One genomic segment of Arachis duranensis cultivar V14167 chromosome 4, aradu.V14167.gnm2.J7QH, whole genome shotgun sequence includes these proteins:
- the LOC110279829 gene encoding uncharacterized protein LOC110279829: MAYFTVVSNHGSYRVTSHEFKLVFLHRTTVVAVDEDVIPKTCFNLLCLFRTDVIGLLTSVGEEKEYAKEEKIVKMIVLELTSKDMIEQGVKGTQPLFIANEGKVVSLKDDFMRLTRDVLLKSSKITMRRVLLSFSVQSEVLLKMEVGGILLVCEKGIYPQNGAYYCDFCVKHITNVTPKFKIKIILEDYSGKGIFVLFDREASYLFKKSCVDLFTEVQKDASVDTKGVGFDKFFGTFRVRRVCDDSTIIAMFKLPDYDTDDESTPKKPDVSGGIEVAALINDENEKVEKTPKNDILSDDFSFELDILLSSPVKETQEVFSQVLNACSHYGEKVIHKDHVVTSKGKKNLNPQFDEAANDANGRGSNIAKVDGV; the protein is encoded by the exons ATGGCATACTTTACTGTTGTGTCAAATCATGGTAGTTATAGAGTAACTTCTCATGAATTCAAATTGGTTTTCCTTCATCGAACCACTGTTGTAGCTGTTGATGAAGATGTTATCCCAAAGACTTGTTTCAACCT GTTGTGTTTATTTAGAACAGATGTTATTGGTCTTTTAACTTCAgtgggagaagagaaagaatatgCAAAAGAGGAAAAAATCGTGAAAATGATTGTGCTGGAATTAACTTCAAAAGA TATGATTGAGCAAGGTGTCAAAGGTACCCAACCACTGTTTATTGCAAATGAGGGTAAAGTTGTTTCCTTGAAAGATGATTTCATGCGCTTAACTAGAGATGTACTATTGAAGAGCTCCAAGATAACAATGAG GAGAGTTCTTTTATCATTTTCGGTACAATCAGAGGTATTGTTGAAGATGGAAGTTGGTGGTATTCTGCTTGTGTGTGAAAAGGGTATCTATCCTCAAAATGGTGCATACTACTGTGATTTCTGTGTGAAGCATATAACTAATGTCACTCCgaa atttaaaattaaaataatacttgAAGATTATAGTGGGAAGGgtatttttgttctctttgaTCGTGAAGcatcttatttatttaagaaatcATGTGTTGATCTGTTTACTGAGGTTCAAAAAGATGCAAGT GTTGATACCAAAGGTGTCggatttgataaattttttggcACTTTTCGAGTTAGGAGAGTATGTGATGATTCCACCATTATTGCTATGTTTAAACTTCCTGATTATGATACTGATGATGAGTCTACTCCAAAAAAG CCTGATGTTTCTGGAGGGATTGAGGTTGCTGCTTTAATTaatgatgaaaatgaaaaagttgAGAAAACACCAAAGAATGATATCCTTAGTGATGACTTTTCTTTTGAACTGGATATATTGCTTAGCTCACCAGTGAAAGAAACTCAG GAGGTGTTCTCCCAAGTTCTAAATGCATGTTCCCACTATGGAGAAAAGGTTATTCATAAAGATCATGTTGTCACTTCCAAAGGTAAAAAGAATTTGAATCCCCAATTTGATGAGGCGGCTAATGATGCAAATGGGCGTGGGTCCAATATTGCCAAGGTTGATGGAGTTTGA